Part of the Flavobacteriales bacterium genome is shown below.
ACACTATGACACCGTTGAGGAACTGAAGGATGAGCTCCTACAATATCTCTTTTACTACAACGAAATGAGGCATCATCAAGGAATAAATGACATACCTCTTAACTTTAGAAAATCATTACCGAATTAGTTGACTTTTACAGCTGCGAGGTTCGACAATGAAGGTGAAATGAACATGATAGAGGTGACCGAGAAGAGTCAGGTCCACAACCCCAAACGCCTTGAGGAGCTTCTCGAAGGACGCGGCCACCATCAACTGGACATCCAGATCGGAAACGGAAAGATCCTATCGATATCGGATACCAGAAAATTGAAACTGAAATGACGGTACTGAACACATCAGACCTATTGGCACAGGTATCGGGCTACTGGAAAGACAGAGCACGATGCATCGTAACAATTCATGCTATCGTTAAACGAATGTAGAAAACTGATAGACCCCAAAAGGGAGAAATACACGGATGAGGAGTTGTCGGAGAAGCTGGGTTTCCTGACCACCCTTGCAGAAATAATCATCAACCACATCGACCATGAACAGAGAAAAGAACAGAGGGAAACGCGCTGTGCTGATGGCCCGCGTCTCAAGTGACGAACAGGCCAAAGGATACAGCCTTGATGTGCAGACAGACGCCATTGAAGCTTATTGTTCCCGCAATCGGATCGAGATCGTATACACTATCCGGGAGGACCATTCGGCCAAGAGTTTCGAGCGTCCCGAATTCAATCGGTTCCTTTCATGGCTGAAAGGGAACCGTGGTCAGGTCGATCTTCTTCTGTTCTCCTCGTGGGACAGGTTCTCCAGGAATGCGCTTGACGCCTACCGGATGATCGAACGGCTCGGTCGTCATGGTGTGGAAGCGCAGGCCATCGAACAGCCGATCGACTTTTCCGTGCCGGAGAACAAGATGATGCTGGCCATGTATCTGGTCATGCCGGAGGTGGACAATGACCGTAGATCGATCAAGATCCGTGGCGGCATCCGCGCAGCACTCAAGGCCGGGAGGTGGTGCCGTTCGGCTCCATACGGATACAGGAATACGCGTGATGAGAATAACCGTCCGATCATTGTACCGAGTGACCGTGCGGACGTTATTCGTTGGGCGTTCGAACAGGTGGCCAAGGGTCAACCTCAATCAGAAGTGCGCGCAGAAGTGAACCGCAAGGGAATCCCCGTTCAAAGAAGCCGATTCTCAGAAATGCTCCGCAACCCGATGTACATGGGAATGATAGAGGTGCCGGCACAGGACAATGAGCCTTACATGTTGGTAAAAGGTCAACATGAGGCTCTCGTGTCCGAGGAAGTGTTCTATTTGGTACAACAGGTACTTACGGGCAACTTCCCTCGAAAACGGCTATCTGTTTCAAGACGCAATGAACTCTTGCCCTTACGTGGCATCCTGAAGTGCACCAGTTGTGGCGGGAAACTCACCGGAAGTAGGTCCCGTTCCCGAAATGGGACGCAACACGCATATTATTACTGTAATCATTGCCGGAACGAACGTTACCGGGTCGAACTGGCAAATGCAACGGTCACGGAGATCATGAACAGCATGACGCTGGACTCAGATGCTGAAGTCATCCTTCAGCAGTTGTTCATCCAACTTTTGAATGGGAATTCGGTCCAGCGGAAACGGAATGAAAGGGAACTGAAAGACGAAATTCATCGGCAGAACACACGGATCCAGACTTTGCAGGACAACCTTGCCGATGGCGTAATCGGTGGCGATGAATACCGTGAGATGAGAACACGGTATATCTCCCTTCGCGAGGAGGCCACTCGTAAATTGTCGGAGCTTTCATCTGATGTCTCAGAGAAAAAGGAACTTCTCGGAAAGGCAGTAGGGGTCATGAATTCCTTGGGAGAACTGTTTGAAAACGGGAATGCGGAGACGCGTTCCAAGTTACTTGGTTCGATTTTTCCTGAAATGATCGAATTTGACGGGGAGAAATGTCGAACCGCTTCGATCAACTCGGCCCTCCTTCTGTGTCTGGCTATTGACAAGGGTTCCAGCAAAAATAAAAACCGGACACTGCCTGAAAAATTGGTAGTGTCCGGTCGGGTGGAGAATACCGGATTCGAACCGGTGGCCTCTACACTGCCAGTGTAGCGCTCTAGCCAACTGAGCTAATCCCCCAAAGCGGACGGCAAATGTAATTCTTTTTCATGTTTTAGTTTCGTGCCTGTGAATACGGAATTTGAGCACGATCTGGGCAAACTGCTGGTCCGGCACAACTTGGGTGTGCTGGTTTCCACAGAAAGCGTTTCGGGAGGCGACATCAACGAAACCTACCGTCTGAAAACCACTGAAGGACAGTTTTTCCTCAAAAAGAACAGCGCTGTACGATTTCCGAACATGTTCGAAGCTGAAAAACGCGGACTGGAACTGCTTTCAGCCTCCGATTTCATCGTTCCGAAGCCTGTTTTCGTAGGCCATGTAGAAAATCAGCAGATTCTCATTTTGGAATGGATTCAACGGGGTTCTCCGAGACCGGAATTCTGGAACGTATTCGGAAGAAACTTGGCCAAAATGCACTCCATTTTAAATGGATCTTTCGGCCTCGATCATGACAATTACATCGGGTCGTTGCCGCAGCGGAATTCAGAACATGGAACATGGGCAGATTTCTACAGAGAAGAACGGCTTATTCCACAGATGAAACTGGCCGAAAAGAATGGTCTACTTACCTCTGCAATGAAACGAGGGTTCGAGGCGTTGTTCGTGGAACTTGAGAACATCTTCCCTACCGAGAAATCGAGCCTGCTGCATGGCGATCTTTGGAGCGGAAACATGATGGTTGCAGCAGATGGCTTGTCCAGTATATACGACCCGGCCGTGTATTTCGGCCATCGCGAAATGGATCTGGCCATGATGACGCTTTTCGGTGGTTTTGGCAATGCCTGGGTTGAGGCCTACAACGAAGTTTATCCGCTGGAAAGCGGATGGCAGGAACGCTTTCCCATCGGGCAGCTCTACCCGCTTATGGTGCATGTGAATCTTTTTGGAGGCGGATATGGGAGCGATGTGGAGCATATTCTTAAGCGGTTCTAAAGGATAGACCCCGTAGGTTTTCAAAACAGGGTGTCCTAAAAGAGAAATCTGTTCTGAAAAGGTGTCGCCCCTACGGGACTTTGATCCACCGATCAGACCCTGTTGCTACCATAATTCCGTCCCGCTGGGACTTGCGCAGTTCCGTAGGAACGCCATTATGGTAGAAATGCGCCTACTGACGGTCATAAGCTCCATAGGAGCGAAACTGAAAATTAGGATGAATCCATTCGTAAAAGTGGCATTTCGGATACCCCTGTTCCGAAAACCTACGAGGTCTAATTGAAAAAGAAAGGGCCGCCAAATGGCAGCCCTTCCCGACCGAACAAGAATCGAAACCCATCAATCGACTCTCATGAATTTACGTGTTACGCTAAAGTTGCCATCCACATCCTGAATATTGAGGAAGTAATAACCGCTGTTCAGTTTATCTGTGCTGATGGTGAACTTGTTCTCTCCGCCAGCAATGGCCACACTTTCCGTTGAGATGGTACGACCCGTCAGGTCGAGGATGGAAATATCCACCATCACCTCACTTGGAAGGTTGAATCCAATGTATGCGCGGTCGGCTACCGGATTCGGGTAAACCTCACTGATCGCTCCATCGAAATTGAACGCTTCAATACCCGTTGAAATAAGCGTTTCGGATGCAAGAATGTGCACATCATTGACCGATGGCTCATTTTCCCCGATCGTCACAACCGCAGGTATTGTCTGAACACCCAAAACCTCCACATAAACCTGATAGGTTCCATAGCCCAGATCGCTGAAGCTGAATGTTCCGCTGGCATCCGTAACTGTATGCGCCACCGCATCGCCATTCTCGGTAAAGAGCAGCACTTCCATTCCTGCCAACGGGTCGCCCTCATCGGTCTTGTTGGCTCCTTGCGTCACATCGCCACCAATGAAGCCTGAACCGCCAGGATTATTGGCTGCAATAAGCGTAATATCGGCCGCTACCTGAGAGTTGGCCTGCGCCAGCGACACGGTTTGTGCAAATCCCCAGAAAGGTGAGTTGCCGTAATAGGTTGGAATGTGATTGCTGAAGTATTGGCTTCCCTGCGAGGCGGCTGCTTTCACCAAATAATTGCCGCAGGCCAATGGGCCGAAGAAGTAGTAATTTCCAGAATCAACCACCATGCTATCAACCGCTGTAAGCTGATTGGTAAGCGAATCGTAGGTGATGAGATAGACCACGCCCAGATCCAGTGGTTGATTGCTGCTTCCGGCATACACTTGTCCAGAAATATAGCCGTAGCAATTATTGCTTCCAACCGTAATGGTCTGGCATTGCTGATCGGAACACATGTTCAACGAATCGATCAAGTTCAGGCAGATGGTGTGTACTCCATTTGTAAATCCTGGAGAATACAGACTTGAGCCATTACCCGCAAATTGATTATCGATCGTCCAATAATAGTAGAGGCTCGAATCCTGCACGTTCGCAGTAAATGTGTAACCTATCGGTGTTTGCCCAGATGATATGAAGGAGGCATCGCAGCCAGAAAAGGTTGAGCTGTCGACCCAAACGGTCATACACTGCGTATCCGAACAGTTGATCAAACTATCATACACGGTTACACATACTTGGTAGGTTCCAGCTGCCGGGAAAGTGAAAACCGGATTCATGTTGTATGAATAAAGAGACGCTCCCATTCCTTGCACCGACCAACTGTAGAAATTGGTATTTGCAAGCGAACCGCTGAAATAGAAGTTCACAGCCTCTCCTTCCACGATCGGGTTATTCGGGTTGGAGCTTGAATAGTAATAGAATCCAGCGGTACAGTTGCCCGTGCTATTGGTATCTACCACCAGCGTGTCGCAATCTGTGGCCGTGCAGCCCGTGGCATCCGTTACCGTAACGCACGCCCCGAAAATTCCCTGTTGGTTGAAACTGTATGTAACGGTCTGTGTCGTGTCGCCATTGTCCCACAGGTAGGTGAATGGAGCAACACCTGATGAACTGGCACTAAGTAGGTAAGTGTATGGATCGACCGGATTCTGAGAAGAGCTGATCTGCACGGAGCAGCCGTTACTGTTCGGCTGCGGAATAGTATCACATGCGGTTGCCGAACAGCCATTGGCATCTATGACCTCCACACAGTAGACCCCGGCAACTTCTGCCATGATGCTTTGGGTGATCTGGCCTGTTGACCAACTATAGGTGAACGGAGCGGTTCCATTAGAACTGGCTACAAACGTGGTGATGCCAAACGAGTCAGTCGTTGCCTGAATGTAAGCCGAGCAACCGATGGAGTTCGCATTGGTGTAGCAGTCTGTTGCCATGCATCCGTTCGCATCCGTAACCGTTACGCAGTAAACGCTATCGGGAGCCAACCCGGAGATCTGGGCCGTAGTATCTCCAGAATTCCATAGATAGGTGAAGGGAGCCACGCCCGTGCTGCTGGCGGTAAGTGAGATTCCCAGCAGCGAACTATCCACTTGGATGGAGGCTGTACAGGGGTTCTGACTCCCACCAGAATAGACCGTATCGCATGTTGTAGCTGTGCAGCCATTTGCATCGGCAACGGTCAAACAAATGTCAAACACTTGGTTCGGTGCCGCCAAGTAGGTGACGGTGGGCCCCGTTTGGTTGGCCATTACACCTCCCCATTGATAGGTATATGCAGGAGTACCTCCAGTAGCTCCAGCAGTAAATATGATGACCCATTGATTATTGCTCCAATTGGAGGTTGTAGAAATGAGCGGAGTGAGACCGTTGCAACCCGTTCCATTCAAGCATACATGAAAATTGACATTTGCCGTGTCGATGGTTCCCTGATAGTTGCTTCGCGTTTGTGTGAGCAGTTGCTGCGAACATGGATCGTAGGTGAACACGTTGAAATCCACATTGGGACCGGTGAGCGATCCGTTCTGAATTGGAAGAAAGTAATATCCGATTGAGTCGGTGTTGGTACACAACGAATCGGACGGTAGGGCCGGGTTGCTTGAGTTGTAATAAACGCAGACCTGTTGATTGGCCACCGCATTTCCGCTGGCATCTGTCACATATCCATCAATGAACATGTTGTCGGGATTTGGCTGTGCCAACAGACCTGTGGCCGTAAGCAGCAGCAGAGCAAGTGTTTTTATCGTTTTCATGACGCTTGAATTTAATTCTACGATACAAATGTGGTCAGCTTGATACAAACTCCACAGCGCAATACTTTCATTTCTTACGCGCCAAATCGTTTAATTCAAATACATTCCATTCATAATACTCTTACCCTTCCAGAATCAATTGAACTCAAATTTTCATTTAATCGGAGGTGGTTTTACCTTTGCTTTCGTCACATAAAAAGACAAAGACATGCTTGACAAGAAGATTGAAAAACTGCTGAACCACCAGATCGAGCTGGAGTTCGAATCATCTCAATATTACCTTTCCATGGCCTCGTGGGCCGAAAAGTCGGGATTGAACGGTATCAGTTCGTTCCTCTACACACAGGCAGATGAGGAACGCGTGCACATGCTGAAGTTGTTCCATTACATCAACGACCGTGGCGGCCACGCACTGGTTCCGACCATCGGTGCGCCACCTAAAGAATACAAGGATGCGCGCGAGATCTTCACGAAAGTGTTGCAGCATGAGCAGATCGTGACCAAAGAGATCAATGACCTTGTGGATACATGCCTCAAGCAGAAAGACTACACTACGCATAACTTCCTGCAATGGTATGTTTCTGAGCAGATCGAAGAAGAGCGGTTGGCGCAGACGCTGATCGATAAACTCGACCTGATCGGTTCTGACAAGGGCGGCATGTATCTGTTCGATCGCGATCTGGCAAGCTTTACCCCGAAGGATCAAGGCGCTGCTTAAGAACTCAAACCTCGTTGTAGGAATGCAAAAACCGAATCTGATGATGGGTCTCATTCATTTGGTTCTGTCAACGCTATTGTTTGCGTGTGGCGGAGCACAGCAAGAACCGACTAACCAAGCCAACGACACGCAGGAAAAACCCAGCGGCCACATGCATGTGGAGATGCAGATAAACGGGGCTGGTAACGATGTGGCCAAGCTGCTGGGCGTTTTCGGTAACCAGAACTATCTGCTCGATTCGGCCAAAGCCGATGCAAACGGCCTGTTCGTTTTCGATGCCGATTCGCTGCTTCCCAACGGCTTCTACTACCTGATGCTGAAATCTGACAACAGCTATTTTCAATTGCTTCTGGGCAAGGATCAGGAATTCAAACTCACAACCACTAAAGGCGATTATGTGAATTCGATGAACGTAAATGGCTGCCTGGACAATGAGTTGCTGTACAAGAACCTGAAGTTTGAGGCGGAGTTCGGAAACCGTTTGAACCCCGTGAACAAGCAGCTTGAAGGATTACAAGAGGGAACGTCCGAATACACGCGTTTCAAAGCCGAGCAGGACAAACTGGTGAAGGAGCGTGCCGATCATGTGAAATGGTTTGAGGACAATCATCCGAACGCGTTCTTTACCAAATTCAAGATGTCTGGGCAAAATCCGGAACTGACCTACCCGAAGCTCCCGAACGGAGAAGTTGACCAAGTGGCGCAGGTTTATGCCTACCGAAAAGCGTTTTTTGATAATGTGGATTTTGCGGCTGACTGGACCATGCGAACGCCCGTTTACGCCAACAAGCTTCGCAGATACATCCGCGAACTGACGCCTCAGAATGCAGATTCGTTGATCAAATATTCCGATGAGCTCATTACCAAAACAAAGGGTAACAAGGAGCTTTTCAAATTCACCGTGAATTGGATCGCGCTCGAATACAAAACGCCCAAAACAATGGGAACAGAGGCGCTTTACGTACACATGATCGACAAATATTGGACGCCTGAACTCGCGTTCTGGTCAAATCCAGAAGAGATAAAAGGACTGCGTGGAGAGATCAGCCTGATGAAACCGAGTCTTTTAGGTAAGATCGGACAGGATGTGCAGGCAACGAACGAAAAAGGTGAGCCTGTTTCCATTTATGGCATGAAAACTCCGATAAAAGTGGTTTACATCTACTCGTACGACTGCGAGCATTGCCAGAAGGAAACGCCCGATATGGTGCGTGTTTACAACGAATGGAAAAACCGCGGGCTGGATGTGTTCGCGCTGTGCTTGGATGAGGACAAAGCGAAGTGGCAAGAGTTCATCCGCAAGAACAACATGACGTTCCACAATGCTTTTGACCCTGAGCGCAAAAGTCGTTTCGACCGAAAATATCATATCGACATCACACCCGAACTCTACGTGCTTGACAAGAACAACAAGATCATTGCAAGCAACTTGGCACCGAACCAGCTACCAGAATTCTTAGAGGGCGAGTACGCGAAAAATCCGTGGTAATTCTGAGACCTTCAAGGTTTTTGGAAACAGGGGTGTCCGAAAAGAGAAATCTGTTCTGAAAAGGTGTCGCCCCTACGGGACTTTGACCCACCGATCAGACCCTGTTGCTACCATAATTCCGTCCCGCTGGGACTTGCGCAGTTCCGTAGGAACGCCATTATGGTAGAAATGCGCCTACTGACGGTCATTAGCTCCATGGGAGCGAAACCGAGAAAAGGATGAGTTCATTCGTAAAAGTGGCATTTCCGACATCCCTGTTTTGAAAACCCTGCAGGGCAGATTTACTCAATGATATCGAACGTTGTGTAAGGCTTCGGCTCCACTTCAACCGATCTCACATCCGTTACCTTCGATTCTGGCGAGCCTTGCCAGCACCATTGCTCCAAAGAAGCAACCAATTGAGGCGGGCCAATCGCATGGATCAGCACCTGACCCGTTTCAAGGTTCTGTACCGTTCCTTTCAATCCAAATTCCCGCGCCTTATCGCACGTGTATTTGCGGAACCAAACTCCTTGAACTTTCCCTGAAACCGTTATCTGTCGTGCAGCGATCGTCATAGGCGGATTCCCATGAAGAGCATGTCGTCCATTTGGCGATGTGTTCCCATCCACGCATCCATTTCCTTCTGAAACGTGTGAGCAATATGCTCCATTCCTTGGTCGTGATGTTGCGTGAGATGTTTCTGAATGCGCTTGAAGCCGAATTTTTTGGTGCCATCATCCGAATACTGATCCGTGATCCCATCTGAGAACATGGCAATGAGGTCACCTTTCTTGTAGTTGAAGGTTTCGGAAGTGTAAGGCTCACGCTTACGGTACTGCGTGCCGCCAATGCTCCAAAAATCACCTTTATGCTCCGCAAATTCGCCATCAGAAAGATGGTAGAGCGGATTGCCCGCACCCGAAAACTGAATCTCCTGCTTCTCAATATCCACCCGACAGATGGCCATGTCCATGCCATCATGCACTTCCAGATCGGATTCCTGATTGAGTGCCACCACGATCTCCTTATGCAGTTCGTTCAGGATCTGATCCGTGTCTGTAAAGCCTTTTTCTTTCACGATCCGATGCAGCAGAAAATGCCCCACGAGCGACATGAACGCACCTGGCACACCATGTCCTGTGCAGTCTACTGCCGCGAAATAGTGATAGCGGTCTTTCTTCAAATACCACGGGAAATCGCCACTTACAATATCTCGCGGGCGGAAAATGACGAACGAGTCTACGA
Proteins encoded:
- a CDS encoding acylphosphatase; its protein translation is MTIAARQITVSGKVQGVWFRKYTCDKAREFGLKGTVQNLETGQVLIHAIGPPQLVASLEQWCWQGSPESKVTDVRSVEVEPKPYTTFDIIE
- a CDS encoding ferritin (cytoplasmic iron storage protein), which translates into the protein MLDKKIEKLLNHQIELEFESSQYYLSMASWAEKSGLNGISSFLYTQADEERVHMLKLFHYINDRGGHALVPTIGAPPKEYKDAREIFTKVLQHEQIVTKEINDLVDTCLKQKDYTTHNFLQWYVSEQIEEERLAQTLIDKLDLIGSDKGGMYLFDRDLASFTPKDQGAA
- a CDS encoding SpoIIE family protein phosphatase; this translates as MANSSVAGGNARTRYTVYGALFGFAFPVVATMFDAYMRDLGLGFGGLLEAQRTQPLHWIIDTAPIFLGLFARVAGDKQQEVSELNEGLEELVRKRTNELSEQNNELRVTQSELSDSLDRISQSINYAQRIQDAIIANTEELRHDFVDSFVIFRPRDIVSGDFPWYLKKDRYHYFAAVDCTGHGVPGAFMSLVGHFLLHRIVKEKGFTDTDQILNELHKEIVVALNQESDLEVHDGMDMAICRVDIEKQEIQFSGAGNPLYHLSDGEFAEHKGDFWSIGGTQYRKREPYTSETFNYKKGDLIAMFSDGITDQYSDDGTKKFGFKRIQKHLTQHHDQGMEHIAHTFQKEMDAWMGTHRQMDDMLFMGIRL
- a CDS encoding redoxin domain-containing protein, producing MQKPNLMMGLIHLVLSTLLFACGGAQQEPTNQANDTQEKPSGHMHVEMQINGAGNDVAKLLGVFGNQNYLLDSAKADANGLFVFDADSLLPNGFYYLMLKSDNSYFQLLLGKDQEFKLTTTKGDYVNSMNVNGCLDNELLYKNLKFEAEFGNRLNPVNKQLEGLQEGTSEYTRFKAEQDKLVKERADHVKWFEDNHPNAFFTKFKMSGQNPELTYPKLPNGEVDQVAQVYAYRKAFFDNVDFAADWTMRTPVYANKLRRYIRELTPQNADSLIKYSDELITKTKGNKELFKFTVNWIALEYKTPKTMGTEALYVHMIDKYWTPELAFWSNPEEIKGLRGEISLMKPSLLGKIGQDVQATNEKGEPVSIYGMKTPIKVVYIYSYDCEHCQKETPDMVRVYNEWKNRGLDVFALCLDEDKAKWQEFIRKNNMTFHNAFDPERKSRFDRKYHIDITPELYVLDKNNKIIASNLAPNQLPEFLEGEYAKNPW
- a CDS encoding T9SS type A sorting domain-containing protein, whose translation is MKTIKTLALLLLTATGLLAQPNPDNMFIDGYVTDASGNAVANQQVCVYYNSSNPALPSDSLCTNTDSIGYYFLPIQNGSLTGPNVDFNVFTYDPCSQQLLTQTRSNYQGTIDTANVNFHVCLNGTGCNGLTPLISTTSNWSNNQWVIIFTAGATGGTPAYTYQWGGVMANQTGPTVTYLAAPNQVFDICLTVADANGCTATTCDTVYSGGSQNPCTASIQVDSSLLGISLTASSTGVAPFTYLWNSGDTTAQISGLAPDSVYCVTVTDANGCMATDCYTNANSIGCSAYIQATTDSFGITTFVASSNGTAPFTYSWSTGQITQSIMAEVAGVYCVEVIDANGCSATACDTIPQPNSNGCSVQISSSQNPVDPYTYLLSASSSGVAPFTYLWDNGDTTQTVTYSFNQQGIFGACVTVTDATGCTATDCDTLVVDTNSTGNCTAGFYYYSSSNPNNPIVEGEAVNFYFSGSLANTNFYSWSVQGMGASLYSYNMNPVFTFPAAGTYQVCVTVYDSLINCSDTQCMTVWVDSSTFSGCDASFISSGQTPIGYTFTANVQDSSLYYYWTIDNQFAGNGSSLYSPGFTNGVHTICLNLIDSLNMCSDQQCQTITVGSNNCYGYISGQVYAGSSNQPLDLGVVYLITYDSLTNQLTAVDSMVVDSGNYYFFGPLACGNYLVKAAASQGSQYFSNHIPTYYGNSPFWGFAQTVSLAQANSQVAADITLIAANNPGGSGFIGGDVTQGANKTDEGDPLAGMEVLLFTENGDAVAHTVTDASGTFSFSDLGYGTYQVYVEVLGVQTIPAVVTIGENEPSVNDVHILASETLISTGIEAFNFDGAISEVYPNPVADRAYIGFNLPSEVMVDISILDLTGRTISTESVAIAGGENKFTISTDKLNSGYYFLNIQDVDGNFSVTRKFMRVD
- a CDS encoding IS3 family transposase; amino-acid sequence: HYDTVEELKDELLQYLFYYNEMRHHQGINDIPLNFRKSLPN
- a CDS encoding phosphotransferase — protein: MPVNTEFEHDLGKLLVRHNLGVLVSTESVSGGDINETYRLKTTEGQFFLKKNSAVRFPNMFEAEKRGLELLSASDFIVPKPVFVGHVENQQILILEWIQRGSPRPEFWNVFGRNLAKMHSILNGSFGLDHDNYIGSLPQRNSEHGTWADFYREERLIPQMKLAEKNGLLTSAMKRGFEALFVELENIFPTEKSSLLHGDLWSGNMMVAADGLSSIYDPAVYFGHREMDLAMMTLFGGFGNAWVEAYNEVYPLESGWQERFPIGQLYPLMVHVNLFGGGYGSDVEHILKRF